From the genome of Brassica oleracea var. oleracea cultivar TO1000 chromosome C4, BOL, whole genome shotgun sequence:
GGTTCGGTTATTTCGGATATAAAAATATAGGAACCGTTCGGATATTTGAGGATATTGGTCCGGTTCCGGTTTCGGATATTTCGGTTCGGTTCCGGTTCGGTTCTTCGGTTCCGGTTATTTTGCCCAGGCCTAGTCCTACCTATTACACATGTTGAAGCCACAACTTGAATTCAGATATTTTAATCGCAAAACTTAACACTTGAAGACCACAAGCAAAAGAAACTTATTTAGTGATTAGGGTTTATGATGTGCTGGCAGATTGTTATAGGCACACAAAAGGATTATATATACATATATACATATTTGTAGTTAATTATGCTATGCTTTCGGTATCACACACCAACCATTTAAAAACCTACTATAAATTAAGGAGTCGAGATATGGTGGTTGTGGGTTAAGAAGAAGAATCTTCAGACGTGTGATGTTGACGGCGCATTCTAGCAGCCCAAGACATGGAGTTGTTGTCTCTTTGATTGCTTCTTTTCTTTAGCCCTGAGAGCTGAGTTTGCCATTTTTTCTTCCACTCACTCTTCTCGTCCACCACTTCCTGCTTCCACAAACAATCACCAAAAACTCAGAACCAATTCTGGATTTATTACAAATGGTTTGGTTAGGTTCGACATTTTAGAAACATGATTGTAAAATAAATAATTGAATTCTAAAGAGTCATATAGGGTCAGGTCAATAAGAGAAGTAATTTAGAATGTCAACATTCTCTATTCCACTGCTTCCAAACTAACTTTTAATTAAAAAATCGATACTTTTTCATCCAACAATAAATGGTTCTATATTTTTGGACCATAACAAATCAAAGGGTCGATTCTGGCGACAAAGATAAACAATATTTAAAGTAAACTTCTCATGACTAAATTAAAATCCGTGAAAGAATGAACATTTTGAAATATATAATCTTTGTTTGAGAAGTTTATGGCGACAAAGATAAACAATATTTAGTTTAATTATAAAATTATTTTATTTTATTAAAATACAATATTTATTTGAGAAATTTATTGAAATTTTATGAACGGAAATCTCTTGCATATTGGAAATTAAATTAAAAAAAAAAAATTCTGAGGATAATACTCAATTGTCCATATATGAACAAAAATATCATAATCAATAATATCAACATCGCTTGGATAAATTTCTGAGTGTGACATAATTAAATTATTATTGTCTTCTCGTAAAAGTTTTAAACCATACAGCCAAACACTGGTCCTGAATTTTTTAATTTCCTTTCGGGTTTTATCACGAAAATAAGCAAAATAACCGAAACCGGTTAAGATTCTGGGCAGAAACGGATAACGTAGAGGAAGAAGGATGTGAATATGGATATACCTCATGGTATCGATTCCGGCGTCGTCCTGAGAACGAAAATGAGAATCCCATAGACAAATCTCTGTCGTAGAGAACTCTCCGGCTAGGATCCGAGAGAGTCTCGTAAGCTTCTTGAACCCTAATAAACCGATCTGTGTATTCCTCGACCCGATCCGGCGGCGAAACATCGGGATGATACTTTCGAGCAAGCTGTTTATACGCCTGTTTAATTTCCGGGAGACTAACGGATTCGGTGACGCCGAGGAGATCGTAGAAGCTCAAATCCTCCGATTGTTTTACCGGGTCGTCGTGAATGAGACGGGCTTGGATCCGGGTTGATAAGAAACGGTTTCGGGTTGGGTAAGAGAGGGTAGTAGAAGGGAAAGAAGCGGGTAGAGAGGAGATTGGTCGTTTATAGAAAAATGGGTGATGACCGGTGGCGAGAATGGATGATCCTTTGTAACATCTCATTGTTTCGATTTGAGGTTTAATGTTTTTGTTTTTGTTTTTGGGTTTGTTGACTTTTGGTGATGTTCGGTTGTGGAGTCCAATGTAGAAATAGTGAGAAGTGACGACTGACGAGAGGAAGAGGTAGATGACCACTGACCAGTTTTGAAGAGTTGTTCTAGGAATTAGAGGGGCACTTCTGTCATTTTATATTAATAAAAAACAGTCGTATTTTTGCGACTGAAAACTCCAGAGGTATATTTTCCTTTTGTAGTTTCTGTCTGTACTTGAAAATAGTTCCCAAGATGGCAAAAAGAATGAAAAAATAGCTCTAACTCTGTGCACACTAAAAAGAATCTAAAGGAAATAAGCTTAAAATAAGCAGTTTTGGTAAATCTAGAATAGGACTAACATATGTGATTATCTGGTCTCTAAGGCCGTTGGTTTGCGGTTTGTCTAGTCTACTTAACTTTGGCGTGAAGTTGTCTAATTATGGAGTTTTGCTCATCCTTGAATCGTTGCAAAGGTTCGGTTCTCTCCATGGCCCGGTTCTATGCTACGTATTTTTGTAGAGAATATCTAGCTTGTTTGAAAGGATATGGAGCTTCGGCTCATTTATCATCATGTCATCGGAAGTCATGTGGTTAAACAGTTTCTTCTCAGCGTCTTCCTTAGTTGTGCCTTTACGTTTTTACTTGTGAGTGACGCCTTTGGTCTCCTTTAATAAAAGTCGAATGTGATGTTTGCTTTTCCTATATTCATTCTCTCCTGATTGGTCTTTGCTATTTTCAGGTTGTTATCTTGTTAGATCGATTTTGCATTGTTTAGATTCTTAGCATGTAACTTTTGTTTATGGTTTCCGGGGACATATAGGTCGCCTGATGGCTTTATTTTATAGGGAATGATTTTTCTTCCTCTAGTTTTTGTTTCTGGGGGGGTTGTTAATGTTAGCCGGTTTTCGATTACTGCTTTGTAATGTTTGGTTTAATCTCAACCAGAGAATGACCCACACATCCGCATAGATATTGGTTCTTATATTTTTATACATTGATATTTGTTTTTCAATAATTAGTATTATATATTTCAGATGTGTCATAATATAACTAATTGTATTCAAAGGACCTCGACCGAATCGAGTAATATGGTTATATTTTATACAAATATCCGAACCCGTTTCAGATACATTTATTTTTTAGGTATTTTTAGGTTTCTATACATCAGAACCGAACTCATACAGACCCAGAAGGAACGAACTAAAAACCCACACATAAATTTATAATATTCAAGTGGAGCCTAATTTAAAAAATAAACGAATTCGTACCTAAATGGATAGCCAATGTTGATGCCTAACTAATTTTAAAACTAATAAAAAAGACTCTTTACTATGTGTTTGGCTAACTTAAGTGAAATATAAATAGTTTTTTATTTAGTAAAATAATTATATGGAGCGAAAAATTAAGTGACAATAAATGTAATATATTTTCATTACTTTGATTTAAGTTATTATTTTATTCACAAAAACATGTCTTTGAATTATGTTTTTGTCTACGTAATTTTTCACCGATTGAAACTAAAATAAAAAAATTTCTTAGTAAAACAAACTAAACCGAACGTTTAACCATATGCAAAACCCAATTATTTTACCTTTTTGAATTTATAATTGGCACAAAGTTAATGTTGAAAATTAATAAAAAAATCTACTTATTATGGTAATATAATTAAGGATATGATGTATTGTTAAGGTAATATAATTAATGAAATTATTAAACTGGGTGAAATATGAAAAAACAATTAATGTAATTATATTAATAAAATTACTAAAATGACAATATACTTTATTTTTTATACTGCCATTCATTTTTCCAAAAAATCTCATTTATAGTGCTATTCATGTTTCCAAACAATTTCAATGTGTACTTCAGTTTTAATAATATAGATATAATCTTGCAGTGGAAAAAAAGAGTGAGTTACCATAAAAGACACATTTGTCTTTTTTCCTACACAATATTGGGGTCGAAATTGATCACGACGGAATCAACGTCAGAAATTTCCCGGGAAATGTCTTCTTTAAAAAAAAGGATAAAATTCAAAAGAAAAGCGGAAAAACCTAAATCGAGTTTCGTAACAACTCCGAAAATGATTCACACGATAAGTCTTCGAAAAAGGTTACCCTAGGCCTCGCACAAACGGATCCCAAACAACGAAACAACAATAAGGCACTATCGTCCAACTCGCTGAACGCACCGTCCAACAAGGGGCGAGTTGGACCGAACGCACCGTCCAACTCGCTTGGACCGAACGCACCGTCCAACTCGCCGAACGTGCGAGTTAGGCCAAAAGTAACATCCAACTCACCCGTTTGGCAAGTTGGATCAACTGACTTGCCTTCATCCCGTCCTCGCAGCTCCCTCTTTCGAGATCGGATCGAACTTGCTCTTGTTTCATCTCGATCGGAGTCACCATCGGAACTTTACGATTTAAAAACCGCAAGAACTCGCTTTCTCGTATAAAGTTTGAATTGATCGTATAAAACGACAACGGTAAACTAAACACCGTGAACTGCCTCCACTATACGAGAAATTTGAACCTTCTTCGGAATAGACGTCATTTCGGAAGCGCTCTTTCGATAAATCGTAAAAACGGTTAAGTCGGAAAACGGCTCGAAAGGGTCCAGAACGCGGCTAAAAGCCCACTCACGATTTTATAAGAAATCGAGCCCAAATCGTTATGACGGTTTATCTTTTATTCAGCAGGAGAAGATAAATGTCAAGTTCGGAGGATAAATGTGAAGTTTCCAAAAATAAACACGAAGATCGAAGCAAAATGGAATATTTCCGCGAAGCGATAAACTCGACTGAGGGCAGCAAAGGAAAGAGCAACCAACCTCTAGGAGGAGTATATAAGGACGTCGAGGTTGAAGATGCAGAGAGGACGCATTTTTTTCTACTCAGAGCAAACTTAGCAATTAGAGCATTTAGGCAACTTTCCGTTTTTGTTATCGAGCTGCGACTCAACTAGGTTTCCGCAGTCTTAGGCTGCTAGAATTAGGGGTATCGCCAACAACTCTTGTAGCCAAGGCTCTTACCTTGTTGTAACACTTATACACAAATTCGGAATAAAACACTTCTTGCTCTCTTTTCGATTCTCATATTTTTAGTCTATATTTTTGTGTTTCTGATTGCTTGGCGTGTGGTTTAGCAGATATCCGAGACCTCTAGAAAATTTAGGGTTTCCTATCTTTCCTAAATCAACGGAAGTCGACAGTGCGGATTTCAGTTCCCACACACAAAAGAACACAATTTGCTTGTAGCACACAATTTATGGAATTGAAGTACTTTTTAGACAACTAAACCCTTTAGCCGAGTTGTTGTAGTTGTGTTTAGTTAGAATTTTTTTTAATTATTTGGCTTCTTATTACTTTAGTTAGGCAATTAATTAGTGTTAGTTTATTAATTAGTGGACTTAACTATAAGCCACAAGATCTTAAAGTAAATTTGGATCTCGCGGTGAGTGTTCGTTTTCTAAGTTCAAATAAAATACTTATGTACATAATTATGTGGATACAATTTTCATAAACAATTTTTGATATCCATATTTTTTTAATATATCTTTCAAGTGTATCTGGACATGTTTTACATCCACCGTATCCACCACCACTTTCTCTTTTAAGAGTAGCTACTTCCACCACCACTGTATCTATCTCTCACGTCTTCCACCTCCGTATCCACCACTTCTTTCTCCATAACCACCATAGCCTCCATTGCGGTATCCACAGCCACAACCACCTCCACCACACCTCCACCATCCTCCGTCTCCATTGCAGTATCCACAGCCACCTCCACCGCACTTCCACCACCCCTCACATTTACCAACTCTGTATCCACCACATCCTCCTCCTCCATAACCACTACAGCCTCCATTGAGGTATCCACAGCCACCTCAACCACACCGACACTATGGCCTTTATCTCGTGAAAGATGAAGAACTCATCGCTTTATCCACCGCCGTCGAAGAAGCTCTCGTTGGTGGAGATTTTAGAGACTGGAATAGAGACTGAAAAGAGATTGAGAGAGGAGATAAAATAAATGTTTAGCCTAAGAAAGGATTAGAGTTCTTGTAACTGGTGTTGTTTGGATCTGAATGGATGTTGAGGAGAGGAGCCACCGACATAAATTTTTCTTTTCTTTTTTTTTTAATTAAAAAAAAGATTTGGAACAAGAGATAAGGAGTGAAAAGAAGAAGGTAACGAGAGAGAAAGAGAGATTGTGGAAGTAGTTTAACTAAAGGTTCGTTAATGCTTCTACACCAAGAGGTCTAGGGTTCAAACCCCAGAAAATCCAAATTATGCAGAATTATGGAGAAAATGGGTTACAAGAGATCTTCAGCATGGAGATGGGCATACCATCTGACATGGATCTTATAGGGCGGCTCGGAGTGGCGCAGTCAGACGTTATTCACACAAGGTGGTAGAATTGTCGGCTGTAGAATCGTCTATGTAATATTTCTCATCGTTGTAATAGCATTAACCAGACGTTAAAAAA
Proteins encoded in this window:
- the LOC106337440 gene encoding chaperone protein dnaJ 20, chloroplastic, whose amino-acid sequence is MRCYKGSSILATGHHPFFYKRPISSLPASFPSTTLSYPTRNRFLSTRIQARLIHDDPVKQSEDLSFYDLLGVTESVSLPEIKQAYKQLARKYHPDVSPPDRVEEYTDRFIRVQEAYETLSDPSRRVLYDRDLSMGFSFSFSGRRRNRYHEEVVDEKSEWKKKWQTQLSGLKKRSNQRDNNSMSWAARMRRQHHTSEDSSS